In Polynucleobacter sp. es-EL-1, the following are encoded in one genomic region:
- the gltA gene encoding citrate synthase, translating into MIESDIKAKLSFSDGTPDIDLPIYKGTIGPDVIDIRKLYGQTGKFTYDSGFLSTASCNSKITYIDGDKGELLYRGYPIEDLAHNCDFLEVCFLLINGELPNAKEKKDFEEMVMHHTMVHEQMQFFLRGFRRDAHPMSVLTGLVGAMAAFYHDEIDYSDPHAREVAQIRLIAKMPTLVAMAYKYSVGQPFIYPDNALSYTANFMRMMFATPCEPYKVNPVLVRALDRIFILHADHEQNASTSTVRLCGSSGTNPFAAISAGIACLWGPAHGGANEACLQMLSEIQANGGVDTIGEFIAQVKDKNSSVRLMGFGHRVYKNFDPRAKLMRETCHEVLNELGLQNDPLFKLAMTLEKIALEDEYFVSRKLYPNVDFYSGIVQRALGIPTEMFTCIFALARTVGWIAQWEEMITDPEYKIGRPRQLYVGETSRKVPNISVRK; encoded by the coding sequence ATGATTGAATCGGATATCAAGGCAAAATTATCGTTCTCAGACGGCACACCGGATATTGATCTGCCAATTTACAAAGGCACTATTGGTCCTGATGTCATCGATATTCGTAAGTTATATGGCCAAACTGGAAAGTTCACCTACGATTCAGGCTTCCTTTCTACAGCATCTTGCAACAGCAAGATTACCTATATTGATGGTGATAAAGGTGAATTACTTTATCGCGGCTATCCCATTGAAGATTTAGCGCATAACTGCGATTTCTTGGAAGTGTGTTTCTTGCTCATCAATGGTGAGCTGCCAAATGCCAAAGAGAAAAAAGATTTTGAAGAAATGGTGATGCACCACACCATGGTTCATGAGCAGATGCAATTTTTCTTACGCGGTTTCCGTCGTGACGCGCATCCAATGTCCGTATTAACTGGCTTAGTTGGCGCCATGGCAGCTTTCTACCATGACGAGATTGATTACAGTGATCCGCATGCTCGTGAAGTAGCTCAAATTCGCTTGATTGCTAAAATGCCGACGCTAGTTGCAATGGCTTATAAATACTCTGTAGGTCAGCCATTTATCTATCCAGATAATGCCCTGTCTTATACAGCGAACTTCATGCGTATGATGTTTGCTACTCCTTGTGAGCCATACAAAGTGAATCCAGTATTAGTGCGCGCGCTTGATCGGATTTTCATTTTGCATGCTGATCATGAACAGAATGCCTCCACTTCAACAGTGCGCTTGTGCGGTTCATCAGGTACCAATCCATTTGCTGCAATCTCTGCTGGTATTGCATGCTTGTGGGGCCCGGCTCACGGCGGCGCTAATGAAGCTTGCTTGCAGATGCTCAGTGAGATTCAGGCGAATGGTGGCGTGGACACTATCGGTGAATTTATTGCCCAAGTTAAAGATAAGAACTCTAGCGTTCGCCTCATGGGCTTTGGCCATCGTGTGTATAAGAACTTTGATCCACGCGCCAAATTGATGCGTGAAACCTGTCATGAGGTTCTCAATGAATTAGGTTTGCAGAATGATCCATTGTTTAAGCTGGCAATGACTCTTGAGAAGATTGCGCTTGAAGATGAGTACTTTGTAAGCCGTAAACTCTATCCAAACGTTGATTTCTACTCTGGTATTGTTCAGCGCGCATTAGGCATTCCAACTGAAATGTTTACCTGTATTTTTGCGCTAGCAAGAACAGTGGGTTGGATTGCTCAATGGGAA
- a CDS encoding succinate dehydrogenase assembly factor 2 codes for MTLSNAELYRLKSDARRGLLENDLILQRFFERYGAQLSADEGKVLSQLFALEDNDLMDLLIGRRDSVAALEDEAKTALFKTVLQKLRER; via the coding sequence ATGACCCTGAGTAATGCAGAGTTATATCGTTTAAAAAGTGATGCCCGCAGGGGTTTACTGGAGAATGATTTAATTCTGCAGCGTTTTTTTGAGCGTTACGGTGCTCAATTAAGTGCAGATGAGGGAAAAGTGCTCAGTCAGTTGTTTGCACTGGAAGATAATGACCTCATGGATTTGCTGATTGGTCGAAGGGATTCGGTTGCAGCATTAGAGGATGAAGCAAAAACAGCTTTATTTAAAACGGTTTTGCAAAAGCTGAGAGAGCGGTAA
- a CDS encoding succinate dehydrogenase iron-sulfur subunit, with protein MSDIRIFEIYRYDPDVDAAPRMERYELELTGERMLLDALISLKKQDETISYRRSCREGVCGSDAMNINGKNGLACLTNMLTLPKVITLRPLPGLPVVRDLIVDMTLFFKQYLSIKPYLVNDNPAPEKERLQSPEEREELNGLYECILCASCSTSCPSFWWNPDKFVGPAGLLQAYRFIADSRDQDTAQRLDNLEDPYRLFRCHTIMNCVDVCPKHLNPTKAIGKIKELMVRRAV; from the coding sequence ATGAGTGATATTCGTATATTTGAAATTTATCGTTACGATCCAGATGTCGATGCAGCGCCGCGCATGGAACGCTATGAGTTAGAGCTTACTGGCGAGCGCATGTTGCTTGACGCTTTGATTTCTCTCAAGAAACAAGATGAGACGATCTCTTATCGCCGTTCATGCCGCGAGGGTGTTTGTGGCTCTGATGCGATGAACATCAATGGTAAGAATGGTTTGGCATGCTTGACTAATATGCTGACCCTACCAAAGGTGATTACATTACGTCCATTACCTGGCTTGCCGGTAGTGCGTGATTTGATTGTAGACATGACCTTATTCTTCAAGCAATATTTGTCCATCAAGCCTTACTTGGTGAATGACAATCCGGCTCCTGAAAAAGAGCGTTTGCAGAGCCCTGAAGAGCGCGAAGAGTTAAATGGTTTGTATGAGTGCATCTTGTGCGCTTCTTGCTCAACCTCATGCCCATCTTTCTGGTGGAATCCAGATAAGTTCGTTGGCCCTGCTGGCTTGCTTCAGGCTTATCGCTTTATTGCTGACAGTCGTGATCAAGATACTGCGCAGCGTCTCGATAATTTGGAAGATCCATATCGTTTATTCCGCTGCCATACCATCATGAATTGCGTGGACGTATGTCCTAAGCACTTAAATCCAACCAAGGCGATTGGGAAGATTAAAGAATTGATGGTTCGCAGGGCAGTATGA
- the sdhA gene encoding succinate dehydrogenase flavoprotein subunit — MTAIKKALPRRRFDAVIIGAGGSGMRASLQLAEAGLNVAVLTKVFPTRSHTVAAQGGIGASLGNMSEDNWHYHFYDTIKGSDWLGDQDVIEFMCREAPKVVYELEHFGMPFDRNPDGTIYQRPFGGHTANYGEKPVQRACAAADRTGHAMLHTLYQRNVRAKTNFFVEWLALDLIRDDAGDVVGVTALEMETGEVYILEAKVVMMATGGAGRIWDASTNAFINTGDGMGLAARAGIPLEDMEFWQFHPTGVAGAGVLLTEGCRGEGGILRNKDGERFMERYAPTYKDLAPRDFVSRCMDQEIKEGRGCGPNGDYVVLDLTHIGAETIMKRLPSVYEIGINFANVDVTKEPIPVVPTIHYQMGGIPTNINGQVVVPANGKHNEIINGLYAIGECSCVSVHGANRLGTNSLLDLLVFGRAAGNHIVAMDLKNREFKPLPANAGEQTMARIAALDNSTSGEYAQDVANDIRKTMQKYAGVFRNQELMDEGVRQMAKLTERAKHLWVKDKSQIFNTARIEALEVANLIETANATMISAAARKESRGAHSHDDHQERDDANWMKHTLWYSEGNTLSYKPVVLQPLTVESFPPKERTF, encoded by the coding sequence ATGACTGCGATTAAAAAAGCATTGCCACGCCGTCGTTTTGATGCGGTGATTATTGGTGCCGGTGGTTCCGGTATGCGCGCTTCTTTGCAATTGGCTGAAGCCGGATTAAATGTTGCGGTATTAACTAAGGTATTCCCAACACGCTCACATACAGTGGCTGCACAAGGCGGTATTGGTGCCTCACTGGGCAATATGAGTGAAGATAATTGGCACTATCACTTCTACGACACCATCAAAGGTTCTGATTGGTTGGGTGACCAGGATGTGATTGAGTTCATGTGCCGCGAAGCACCTAAAGTGGTTTACGAGCTTGAGCATTTTGGCATGCCATTTGACCGTAATCCAGACGGCACCATTTATCAGCGCCCGTTTGGTGGTCATACAGCGAACTATGGTGAGAAGCCAGTGCAGCGCGCTTGCGCCGCAGCAGATCGCACCGGTCATGCCATGTTGCATACCTTGTACCAGCGCAATGTGCGCGCTAAAACCAATTTCTTTGTTGAGTGGTTGGCATTAGACTTAATTCGTGATGACGCTGGCGATGTTGTTGGTGTGACTGCGCTTGAAATGGAAACCGGTGAGGTTTATATCCTCGAAGCCAAAGTTGTCATGATGGCTACTGGCGGTGCTGGTCGTATTTGGGATGCCTCTACAAATGCCTTTATCAATACTGGTGACGGTATGGGTCTGGCAGCTCGCGCTGGCATTCCATTGGAAGACATGGAGTTCTGGCAATTCCACCCCACTGGCGTAGCTGGTGCAGGCGTGTTGTTGACAGAAGGTTGTCGTGGTGAAGGCGGTATCTTGCGCAATAAAGATGGTGAGCGTTTCATGGAGCGCTATGCACCAACGTATAAAGATTTAGCGCCACGCGACTTCGTATCACGTTGTATGGATCAAGAAATCAAAGAAGGGCGCGGTTGCGGTCCTAATGGCGACTATGTTGTCCTTGACTTGACCCACATTGGTGCCGAAACCATCATGAAGCGTTTGCCTTCTGTTTACGAGATTGGTATCAACTTTGCAAACGTTGATGTAACCAAAGAGCCAATTCCAGTGGTGCCAACCATTCACTATCAGATGGGCGGTATTCCTACGAACATTAATGGTCAAGTGGTGGTGCCGGCTAATGGTAAGCACAATGAGATCATTAACGGCTTGTACGCTATTGGTGAGTGCTCATGTGTATCCGTTCACGGTGCGAACCGTTTGGGCACAAACTCATTGCTCGACTTACTCGTTTTTGGTCGTGCAGCTGGAAATCACATCGTTGCAATGGATCTCAAGAATCGCGAGTTCAAGCCATTACCAGCTAATGCTGGAGAGCAAACTATGGCTCGCATCGCAGCATTGGATAACTCTACTTCTGGTGAGTATGCGCAAGATGTTGCGAATGATATTCGCAAGACTATGCAAAAGTATGCTGGTGTATTCCGTAATCAAGAGTTGATGGATGAGGGTGTACGTCAAATGGCAAAGCTGACTGAGCGTGCTAAACATTTGTGGGTTAAAGATAAATCACAGATTTTTAATACCGCTCGTATTGAAGCATTGGAAGTGGCCAATCTGATTGAAACCGCGAATGCAACCATGATCTCGGCTGCAGCTCGCAAGGAAAGTCGTGGTGCACATTCACACGACGATCATCAAGAGCGTGATGATGCCAACTGGATGAAGCATACGCTTTGGTATAGCGAAGGCAATACGCTTTCCTATAAACCAGTTGTATTACAGCCATTGACTGTCGAGTCCTTCCCACCTAAAGAACGTACTTTCTAA
- the sdhD gene encoding succinate dehydrogenase, hydrophobic membrane anchor protein has translation MPIYQIGPKRLVVGAHYGLKEWIIQRVTAIVMVVFTVILLVDYAITGSATYEGWASLFSNQFMKLLTLLAFISLFYHAWIGIRDIWMDYIKPVSIRLTLQVLTVLYLVACAAYAVQILWKV, from the coding sequence ATGCCTATTTATCAAATTGGACCAAAGCGTTTAGTAGTCGGAGCGCACTACGGCCTAAAAGAATGGATTATTCAACGGGTTACTGCCATTGTGATGGTGGTGTTTACCGTCATTTTGCTAGTGGACTACGCCATTACTGGTAGCGCAACTTACGAAGGCTGGGCGAGCTTATTTAGCAACCAGTTCATGAAACTCTTAACGCTTTTAGCGTTCATTAGTTTGTTCTATCACGCATGGATTGGTATTCGTGATATCTGGATGGATTACATCAAACCCGTCAGCATTCGCTTAACACTGCAAGTGTTAACTGTTTTGTATCTTGTGGCCTGTGCGGCCTATGCCGTTCAAATTTTGTGGAAAGTGTAA
- the sdhC gene encoding succinate dehydrogenase, cytochrome b556 subunit — protein sequence MVDAQQDVKSAKPVYRNIGLAQLIKYRLPWAGKVSILHRISGAVLFLMLPFLLYLFDQSLASELSYQQFQAIMSHFLVKIICLGLIWAFLHHFCAGIRYLLLDLEIGVEKADANRSAIVVFFLGLALTAVVGLKLFGLY from the coding sequence ATGGTTGATGCCCAGCAAGATGTAAAAAGTGCCAAACCGGTTTATCGGAATATTGGCTTAGCCCAACTCATTAAGTACCGTTTGCCGTGGGCTGGAAAGGTGTCGATTCTGCACCGTATCAGCGGGGCAGTATTGTTTTTGATGTTGCCATTTTTACTCTATCTTTTTGATCAGAGCCTGGCTTCGGAGTTGAGCTATCAGCAGTTTCAGGCAATCATGAGCCATTTCTTGGTAAAGATCATTTGCCTCGGTCTAATTTGGGCCTTTTTGCACCATTTCTGCGCGGGTATTCGTTACCTGCTGCTTGATCTCGAAATTGGTGTTGAGAAGGCAGATGCCAATCGTTCTGCAATCGTCGTATTTTTCTTAGGCCTCGCATTAACTGCAGTAGTTGGTCTTAAATTGTTTGGCCTGTACTAA
- a CDS encoding GntR family transcriptional regulator, producing MNLSLITEPTASFSPLYEQIKAMILASLQASEWLPGDAIPSEMELAARYAVSQGTVRKAIDELAAQNLLVRRQGKGTFVATHQEEDWQYRFLRLETDLGQKLHLKNQFLACERIQADAYRAGLLKLKAGETLIRIDRVQSSSGKPIVFEEIWLPEARFQGLTLEALNNWPGPVYAFYESEFATHMVRAEEKIKAVLADDSLANHLHLPVGTALLSVERVAFTYGNKPVEIRHARYDTSEQHYDNKLN from the coding sequence GTGAATTTGAGCCTCATTACTGAACCTACTGCCTCTTTTAGCCCTCTTTATGAGCAAATCAAAGCCATGATTTTGGCTAGTTTGCAAGCTTCTGAATGGCTTCCAGGCGATGCCATTCCCAGTGAAATGGAGCTTGCCGCACGGTATGCCGTCAGTCAAGGCACTGTTCGCAAGGCCATTGATGAGCTTGCAGCGCAAAATCTTCTAGTACGCCGGCAGGGTAAAGGCACCTTTGTAGCCACCCATCAAGAAGAGGATTGGCAGTATCGTTTTTTACGCCTAGAAACAGACTTAGGCCAAAAATTACACCTGAAAAACCAGTTTTTAGCTTGTGAGCGCATTCAGGCTGATGCTTATAGGGCTGGCTTACTGAAATTGAAGGCCGGCGAAACCTTGATCCGCATTGATCGCGTGCAAAGCTCCAGTGGCAAGCCCATCGTTTTTGAAGAAATTTGGCTACCGGAAGCACGCTTTCAAGGCTTAACGCTTGAGGCACTCAATAACTGGCCAGGGCCGGTATATGCCTTTTACGAAAGTGAATTTGCCACGCACATGGTCAGGGCCGAAGAAAAAATCAAGGCAGTTCTTGCTGATGACAGTCTTGCAAATCACCTACACCTACCAGTTGGTACAGCGCTACTCTCAGTGGAGAGGGTGGCCTTTACCTATGGAAATAAACCCGTTGAAATTCGGCATGCTCGATATGACACTTCTGAGCAGCACTACGACAATAAATTGAACTAA
- a CDS encoding malate dehydrogenase, with protein sequence MAKAPMRVAVTGAAGQIGYSLLFRIANGDLLGKDQPVILQLLEIPDEKAQKALAGVMMELEDCAFPLLAGMTAHSDPMTAFKDIDVALLVGARPRGPGMERKDLLSANAQIFTAQGKALNAVAKKTVKVLVVGNPANTNAYIAMKSAPDIPAKNFTAMLRLDHNRALSQLANKLNKPVADIEKLVVWGNHSPTMYPDYRFATIDGQSVKDSINDPAWNKDVFIPTVGKRGAAIIDARGLSSAASAANAAIDHMRDWVLGTNGKWVTMGIPSKGEYGIPAEVIYGYPVICENGEYKMVEGLEIDEFSRERMNHTLNELLEEQAGVKHLLS encoded by the coding sequence ATGGCAAAAGCCCCAATGCGCGTCGCGGTCACCGGCGCAGCCGGTCAAATCGGATATTCCCTACTTTTTCGCATCGCTAATGGCGATTTACTCGGTAAAGATCAGCCTGTAATCCTCCAGCTACTTGAAATTCCAGACGAAAAAGCACAAAAAGCGTTGGCTGGCGTCATGATGGAACTTGAGGACTGTGCGTTCCCGCTATTGGCTGGTATGACTGCTCACTCTGACCCAATGACCGCATTTAAAGACATTGATGTAGCCCTATTGGTTGGCGCACGTCCTCGTGGCCCTGGTATGGAGCGTAAAGATTTGCTCTCAGCAAATGCCCAAATCTTCACAGCCCAAGGCAAAGCCCTCAATGCAGTTGCTAAGAAGACCGTAAAGGTATTAGTAGTTGGCAACCCTGCAAACACCAATGCTTATATCGCCATGAAATCTGCTCCAGATATTCCTGCGAAGAACTTTACTGCGATGCTTCGCTTAGATCACAACCGCGCTCTGTCACAGCTTGCTAATAAGCTTAATAAGCCAGTTGCTGATATCGAAAAATTGGTTGTTTGGGGTAACCATAGCCCGACTATGTATCCTGACTATCGCTTTGCCACGATTGATGGCCAGTCTGTCAAAGACAGCATTAACGATCCCGCTTGGAATAAAGATGTTTTCATTCCAACCGTTGGTAAGCGTGGCGCAGCCATTATTGACGCCCGCGGCTTGTCTTCTGCAGCTTCTGCAGCGAATGCAGCCATTGATCACATGCGTGACTGGGTTCTGGGCACGAATGGCAAATGGGTCACTATGGGTATTCCTTCTAAAGGTGAATACGGCATTCCAGCAGAAGTCATCTACGGCTATCCAGTCATTTGTGAAAATGGCGAATATAAAATGGTCGAGGGCTTAGAGATTGATGAGTTCTCACGTGAGCGCATGAATCACACTCTTAACGAATTGCTTGAAGAGCAAGCAGGCGTTAAACACCTTCTCTCATAA
- a CDS encoding DUF2863 family protein → MAVHRTKSSQRTSPDVERLVADAISLAASGSQIEDRFWESRLDARLLRLLKSQNQNVIDAALDQTFRINTVAFEVLADCAETLAESITMEHEGQSWDVLLLALPIVAHTRYQIPSGALPVNVIEATAAALQSSIASLDTRLAIIPWLYSIDQMPHSHCQTRLLTEALATAAISSSEVKLELRDMSETIAVLADPRFIIAAIAAPSGTPLFRWQAEAPVRQERGVSLIGWQTAMHDPIANLLPGCEFELLLPEAYFTNCRLADKHVRPLSIRAAVNFLESTLGVLPAGLSCVVGAFGEEQADEYRISFGLKGSSEVVYGVIWPLYDRESVANDALNDLADDESPMKKITDALHDAGVDDVFRHAMLFDPELCDDCGAPLFPDRSGEAVHAEMPDDAPTQQPLFH, encoded by the coding sequence ATGGCTGTTCATCGTACGAAATCTTCGCAGCGTACATCTCCAGATGTTGAGCGACTTGTTGCGGATGCGATTTCATTGGCGGCATCAGGCAGTCAAATTGAAGATCGTTTTTGGGAGAGCCGTCTGGATGCACGTTTATTGCGATTGTTAAAAAGTCAAAATCAAAATGTGATTGATGCTGCCTTAGATCAAACCTTTAGAATTAATACGGTTGCTTTTGAGGTGCTTGCCGATTGCGCAGAAACCTTAGCTGAGTCTATTACGATGGAGCACGAAGGTCAGAGTTGGGATGTTTTACTGTTGGCTTTGCCCATTGTGGCGCACACGCGCTATCAGATTCCATCAGGGGCTTTGCCAGTCAATGTGATTGAGGCAACAGCAGCAGCCTTGCAGAGCTCGATTGCCTCACTAGATACTCGCCTGGCCATCATTCCCTGGCTTTACAGCATAGATCAAATGCCGCATTCTCATTGTCAAACGCGTTTGCTAACAGAAGCTTTAGCCACGGCTGCCATTTCTTCAAGTGAGGTGAAGTTAGAGCTACGTGATATGTCTGAGACTATTGCCGTTCTGGCTGACCCGCGTTTCATCATTGCCGCTATTGCTGCGCCTAGTGGTACGCCGCTGTTTCGTTGGCAGGCTGAAGCTCCAGTACGACAAGAGCGGGGCGTGAGTTTAATTGGTTGGCAAACTGCCATGCATGATCCGATTGCTAATCTTTTACCGGGATGTGAATTTGAATTGCTATTGCCAGAGGCGTACTTCACCAATTGCCGTCTAGCAGATAAGCATGTCAGACCTTTGAGTATTCGTGCAGCAGTCAATTTTTTAGAGAGTACTCTGGGTGTATTACCTGCAGGACTTTCTTGCGTGGTTGGGGCATTTGGTGAAGAGCAGGCTGATGAATACCGTATCTCATTTGGCTTAAAGGGTTCCTCAGAGGTCGTTTATGGCGTTATTTGGCCGCTTTATGATCGTGAAAGTGTTGCCAATGACGCATTGAATGATTTGGCGGATGACGAGAGTCCGATGAAGAAAATTACGGATGCTCTTCATGATGCTGGGGTTGATGATGTGTTTCGGCATGCCATGCTATTTGATCCAGAGCTATGTGATGATTGTGGAGCACCTTTATTTCCAGATCGCTCGGGTGAAGCGGTACATGCTGAAATGCCGGATGACGCCCCTACACAACAGCCACTATTTCATTGA
- the yaaA gene encoding peroxide stress protein YaaA, protein MLIVLSPAKSLDYKTPAKVKAPTLPEFVSESAKLIADLKKLAPQEVADLMGLSDQLAALNVGRYRDWSKKFTEENSKPAIYAFDGDVYDGFDVKSLNPKTVEFAQDHIRILSGLYGALRPLDLMQPYRLEMGTAFKNARGKDLYAFWGERVTESLKKILEKQKKPVLLNLASEEYFKVLQPQNLDCPVIAPVFQDEKDGKYKIISFYAKRARGLMARYVVENRITDPADLKGFNLDGYKYYPSESKPEKPVFRRSQRK, encoded by the coding sequence ATGCTGATCGTTCTTTCACCTGCTAAATCTCTTGATTACAAAACCCCCGCCAAGGTTAAGGCGCCAACTTTGCCTGAGTTTGTCTCAGAATCGGCCAAGTTGATTGCCGATCTGAAGAAATTAGCCCCCCAAGAGGTAGCTGATCTCATGGGTTTATCCGACCAGCTGGCCGCCTTAAATGTGGGTCGCTATCGTGATTGGTCCAAGAAGTTCACTGAGGAAAATAGCAAGCCTGCAATTTATGCTTTTGATGGGGATGTTTACGATGGTTTTGACGTCAAATCACTCAATCCCAAGACGGTTGAGTTTGCTCAGGACCATATTCGTATCTTGTCCGGTTTATATGGCGCCTTAAGGCCTCTCGATTTAATGCAACCCTATCGCCTAGAGATGGGTACCGCATTTAAGAATGCCAGAGGTAAGGACTTGTACGCTTTTTGGGGTGAGCGGGTTACCGAATCCCTTAAAAAAATCCTCGAAAAGCAAAAGAAACCCGTTCTGCTTAATTTAGCTTCTGAGGAATATTTCAAGGTGCTACAACCCCAGAATCTCGATTGCCCAGTCATTGCCCCGGTTTTTCAGGATGAAAAGGATGGTAAGTACAAAATTATTTCTTTTTATGCAAAGCGCGCAAGAGGTTTGATGGCGCGTTACGTTGTTGAAAATCGCATTACAGATCCTGCCGATTTGAAAGGTTTTAATTTAGATGGTTATAAATACTATCCATCCGAATCCAAACCAGAAAAACCAGTCTTTAGACGTTCACAAAGAAAGTAA
- a CDS encoding pyridoxal phosphate-dependent aminotransferase — protein sequence MDQKPLNTPQFPSRLPQVGTTVFTVMSALAAEHQAINLGQGFPDFPCDRQLISDVNAAMLADHNQYPPMAGIAPLRQEVAKKNLALYGHQYDADTEITITAGGTQGIITAILSCVSPSDEVVIIEPAYDSYRPSIELAGGKTIAVSLIAQRDTDGRVSSYEIPWDALAKAISNKTRLVIINTPHNPTGMVWQRSDLDQLAQLVRNTNALILSDEVYEHMVYDGKLHQSVASHPELAARSFLISSFGKTYHVTGWKVGYVAAPASMMKEFRKVHQFNVFTVNTPMQYGLAKYLQEPRHYLDLAAFYQTKRDYFRAGLQNTRFTLLPSPGTYFQCVDYSNLQIPEAKLGEADFCAWLTTEIGVAAIPVSAFYDQPKESGVIRFCFAKQEKTLHTALDRLQAL from the coding sequence ATGGATCAAAAACCACTGAATACCCCGCAGTTCCCGAGCCGCCTTCCACAGGTTGGAACAACGGTATTTACCGTGATGTCAGCGCTAGCTGCAGAGCATCAGGCAATTAATTTAGGCCAAGGCTTCCCAGACTTTCCTTGCGATAGGCAATTGATTTCAGATGTCAACGCCGCCATGCTAGCTGATCACAATCAATACCCGCCCATGGCTGGTATTGCACCATTACGCCAAGAGGTGGCAAAAAAGAATCTGGCCCTCTATGGTCATCAATATGATGCTGATACGGAAATCACCATCACTGCAGGTGGCACACAGGGAATTATTACCGCCATACTCTCTTGTGTAAGCCCAAGCGATGAAGTTGTCATCATTGAGCCAGCCTATGACAGCTATCGACCATCGATTGAGCTTGCCGGTGGAAAAACAATTGCGGTCTCTTTAATAGCGCAACGAGATACAGATGGCCGCGTTAGCTCTTATGAGATTCCTTGGGATGCATTAGCTAAAGCGATAAGCAATAAAACGCGCTTGGTAATTATTAATACACCCCACAATCCAACGGGGATGGTGTGGCAAAGATCTGATTTAGACCAGTTAGCTCAGTTAGTCAGAAATACGAACGCTCTGATATTGAGTGATGAGGTGTACGAGCACATGGTCTATGACGGGAAACTGCACCAAAGCGTAGCAAGTCACCCAGAGTTAGCCGCACGAAGCTTTCTGATTTCAAGCTTTGGTAAGACCTACCATGTCACTGGCTGGAAAGTAGGCTATGTAGCTGCCCCCGCTAGCATGATGAAAGAGTTTCGTAAGGTACACCAATTCAATGTATTTACAGTGAACACTCCGATGCAATATGGTTTGGCAAAGTATTTGCAAGAGCCTCGCCATTACTTAGATCTCGCCGCCTTCTATCAAACTAAGCGTGACTACTTTAGAGCAGGCTTGCAAAATACGCGCTTTACACTGCTACCTTCCCCCGGAACCTATTTTCAATGCGTTGACTATTCCAATTTGCAAATTCCCGAAGCTAAATTGGGGGAGGCTGATTTCTGCGCATGGCTTACTACGGAGATTGGTGTGGCGGCCATTCCTGTTTCTGCTTTTTATGATCAGCCTAAAGAATCTGGCGTGATCCGTTTTTGTTTTGCAAAGCAAGAGAAAACTCTTCACACTGCACTTGACAGACTACAAGCACTGTAA
- a CDS encoding glutathione binding-like protein gives MIDVYSWPTPNGHKVHIMLEECGYKLGKDWIAHPIDIGAGDQFKKEFLAISPNNKIPAIVDPQGPDGKPIHLFESGAILLYLAAKTGKFLPKSVRGKYEVLQWLMFQMGGLGPLLGQNHHFRIYAPEKIEYAINRYTNEAKRLYGVIDHQLKDNAYIAGKQYSIADIAIFPWTRNWKNQGIDINDYPHFKRWFEMVGDRPAVKRGVEVLTALRKPLHDDKAREQLFGSTQYQKRK, from the coding sequence ATCATCGATGTCTATAGTTGGCCTACACCAAATGGCCATAAAGTGCATATCATGCTCGAAGAGTGTGGTTATAAATTGGGCAAAGATTGGATTGCCCATCCAATTGATATTGGTGCTGGCGACCAATTTAAAAAAGAGTTTTTGGCGATAAGCCCAAACAACAAGATTCCAGCCATTGTTGACCCACAGGGACCAGATGGAAAACCGATACACCTTTTTGAATCCGGTGCGATTTTGCTCTATCTCGCCGCCAAGACGGGAAAGTTTCTACCCAAATCCGTGCGGGGTAAATATGAGGTTCTACAGTGGCTGATGTTCCAAATGGGTGGCTTGGGCCCGCTATTAGGACAAAACCACCATTTCCGCATTTATGCCCCTGAGAAGATTGAGTATGCGATCAATCGCTACACCAATGAGGCAAAGCGTCTTTATGGCGTCATAGATCATCAACTGAAAGATAATGCCTATATTGCTGGAAAGCAGTACTCCATTGCGGATATTGCCATCTTTCCTTGGACACGCAATTGGAAAAATCAAGGCATCGATATTAATGACTATCCCCATTTCAAGCGCTGGTTTGAAATGGTGGGTGACCGTCCTGCGGTGAAGCGTGGCGTTGAAGTATTAACAGCGTTGCGCAAGCCCTTGCATGATGACAAGGCAAGAGAGCAATTGTTTGGTTCAACTCAGTATCAAAAAAGGAAATAG